In Etheostoma spectabile isolate EspeVRDwgs_2016 chromosome 20, UIUC_Espe_1.0, whole genome shotgun sequence, the following are encoded in one genomic region:
- the ythdf2 gene encoding YTH domain-containing family protein 2: protein MSASSLLEQRPKGQANKVQNGAVTQKDTLNDDEFEPYLNTQARQSNAYTAMSDSYMPSYYSPSIGFSYSLNEAAWSTGGDPPMPYLASYGQLSNGEPHYLPDAMFGQPGPLGSNPFLGQHGFNFFPSGIDFSAWGNNSSQGQSGTPQSSGYNSSYAYAPSSLGGAMIDGQSPFAPAANEPLNKAPGMNSIDQGMAGLKIGGAAPGGNGDMAPKVIGSGLPGGGPLGPVSSVGPPSMPPVSIAPAKPASWADIASKPAKPQPKLKTKGGMAGANLPPPPIKHNMDIGTWDNKGNMPKAATPQQVPPIPSNGQPPNQASPQPGATAVGNPQMPLSNGQLVPPVSQMGQHQLPPSGQPGMGQMPQPPLSQVPPPSQQQPSQPTRWVPPRNRTNGFGDGSGGGTGQSPPTSSGVGVVPGVPSEPHPVLEKLRMVNNYNPKDFDWNPKQGRVFIIKSYSEDDIHRSIKYNIWCSTEHGNKRLDAAYRSLGGKGPLYLLFSVNGSGHFCGVAEMRSPVDYNTSAGVWSQDKWKGRFDVRWIFVKDVPNSQLRHIRLENNENKPVTNSRDTQEVPLDKARQVLKIIAGYKHTTSIFDDFSHYEKRQEEEECVKKVEVQGSEPYPSNPSNRSHYRLQERQGRVK, encoded by the exons ATGTCAGCCAGCAGCCTTCTTGAACAG AGACCGAAAGGCCAAGCTAATAAAG TGCAAAACGGAGCTGTGACCCAAAAGGATACCTTGAATGACGATGAGTTTGAGCCTTACCTGAATACTCAGGCCAGACAG aGCAATGCCTATACGGCCATGTCGGACTCGTACATGCCCAGCTACTACAGCCCCTCCATAGGATTTTCCTACTCCTTAAATGAGGCAGCATGGTCCACAGGTGGGGACCCTCCTATGCCTTACCTGGCCTCCTATGGACAGTTGAGCAATGGGGAGCCCCACTACCTCCCGGACGCTATGTTTGGCCAGCCAGGCCCCCTGGGGAGCAATCCTTTCCTTGGCCAACACGGTTTCAACTTCTTCCCCAGTGGCATCGACTTCTCGGCATGGGGCAATAACAGCTCTCAGGGACAGTCGGGGACACCGCAGAGTTCTGGCTACAACAGCAGCTATGCCTATGCTCCCAGCTCACTTGGGGGTGCCATGATTGATGGACAGTCTCCATTTGCACCTGCTGCCAATGAGCCCCTGAACAAGGCACCTGGTATGAACAGCATTGACCAGGGAATGGCAGGGCTCAAGATCGGTGGTGCCGCTCCTGGTGGTAATGGGGACATGGCTCCTAAGGTGATTGGCTCTGGTTTACCTGGTGGAGGACCCCTTGGCCCTGTATCATCTGTGGGACCTCCCAGCATGCCTCCTGTCTCAATTGCCCCTGCCAAGCCTGCCTCCTGGGCAGATATTGCCAGCAAGCCAGCCAAGCCTCAACCCAAGCTGAAAACCAAGGGTGGCATGGCCGGTGCCAATTTGCCTCCTCCGCCcattaaacacaacatggaCATCGGCACTTGGGACAACAAGGGCAACATGCCTAAAGCTGCCACCCCACAGCAGGTGCCCCCTATTCCCAGCAATGGGCAGCCACCCAATCAGGCTTCCCCACAGCCAGGAGCTACTGCTGTAGGGAACCCTCAAATGCCCCTCAGCAATGGACAGCTGGTACCCCCTGTTTCCCAGATGGGGCAGCATCAGCTTCCACCCAGTGGGCAACCAGGTATGGGTCAGATGCCCCAGCCTCCCCTCTCCCAGGTTCCTCCTCCCAGTCAACAGCAACCATCTCAACCTACTCGTTGGGTCCCTCCACGGAACCGGACCAATGGATTTGGGGATGGCAGCGGGGGTGGTACAGGCCAGTCACCTCCCACTTCAtctggtgtgggtgtggttccAGGAGTCCCCTCTGAGCCTCACCCAGTCTTAGAGAAGTTGCGTATGGTCAACAATTATAACCCCAAGGACTTTGACTGGAATCCCAAGCAGGGTAGAGTGTTTATCATCAAGAGCTACTCCGAGGATGACATCCACCGCTCCATCAAGTATAACATCTGGTGCAGCACGGAGCATGGCAACAAAAGGCTTGATGCAGCATACCGTTCATTGGGTGGCAAAGGGCCTCTTTATCTTCTGTTCAGTGTCAATGGGAGTGGTCACTTCTGTGGCGTAGCAGAGATGCGCTCACCCGTGGACTATAACACGTCTGCCGGCGTGTGGTCACAGGACAAGTGGAAGGGTCGTTTTGATGTGCGCTGGATCTTTGTTAAGGACGTTCCCAACAGTCAGCTACGGCACATTCGACTAGAGAACAACGAAAACAAGCCAGTGACCAACTCTCGGGACACACAGGAGGTACCACTGGACAAGGCCAGGCAGGTGCTAAAGATCATCGCTGGATATAAACACACCACTTCCATCTTCGATGACTTTTCTCACTACGAGAAGcgtcaggaggaggaagagtgtGTGAAAAAG GTGGAGGTCCAAGGCAGTGAGCCATATCCCAGCAACCCAAGCAACAGGAGTCATTACAGGCTGCAG GAGCGCCAAGGACGAGTCAAGTAA